In Sodalis ligni, a single genomic region encodes these proteins:
- the ascF gene encoding PTS cellobiose/arbutin/salicin transporter subunit IIBC, with the protein MAKNYAATAKSIVEAIGGFSNIEALTHCMTRLRFVVKHTNQVDTAALKAIDGVMGVVHNERQCQVIIGNNVALAYAEVLKLGQPGGTGPAAGPEKKSRITLRGIGAGILDALIGTMSPLIPAIIGGSMVKLLAMILDMAGIFDKGSYTLAILNVMGDGAFFFLPIMVAASAAVKFKTNLSLAIAIAGVLVHPAFIDLMAKAAQGQPVEFAYIPVTAVKYTYTVIPALCMTWILSYIEKGIDRITPAVTKNFLKPMLIVLVATPIAIVIIGPLGIWIGSGISAVVYTVHSYLGWLSVAIMGGLWPLLVMTGMHRVFTPTIIQTIAETGREGMVMPSEIGSNLSLGGSSLAVAFRTKNRELRQTALAAAASAIIAGISEPALYGVAVRLKRPLIACLISGFICGAVAGIGGLASHSMAAPGLFTSVQFFDPAHPMSMVWVVGVMILAVVVSFITTLILGFDDLPQSEPPAVSGNAPRAEPEVSALKGQTS; encoded by the coding sequence ATGGCGAAGAACTACGCGGCAACCGCAAAATCCATTGTCGAAGCCATCGGCGGTTTTAGCAATATCGAGGCTTTAACCCACTGTATGACGCGCCTGCGTTTTGTGGTTAAACATACAAATCAGGTGGATACCGCGGCCCTGAAAGCCATTGATGGCGTGATGGGCGTGGTGCATAACGAAAGGCAGTGCCAGGTGATTATCGGCAATAACGTCGCGCTGGCCTACGCCGAAGTGCTCAAGCTTGGCCAGCCCGGGGGAACCGGGCCGGCGGCCGGACCGGAGAAAAAAAGCCGAATAACCCTCAGAGGCATCGGCGCCGGCATTCTTGACGCCCTGATCGGCACCATGTCGCCGTTGATTCCCGCGATTATCGGCGGCTCGATGGTGAAACTGCTGGCGATGATCCTGGATATGGCCGGGATATTCGACAAGGGTTCGTATACGCTGGCCATTCTTAACGTCATGGGGGACGGCGCGTTTTTCTTCCTGCCCATCATGGTGGCCGCGTCCGCGGCGGTGAAATTTAAAACCAACCTGTCGCTGGCGATAGCCATTGCCGGCGTGCTGGTTCATCCGGCGTTTATCGATCTGATGGCCAAGGCGGCGCAGGGGCAGCCGGTGGAATTCGCGTATATCCCGGTAACCGCGGTGAAATACACCTATACGGTGATCCCGGCCCTGTGCATGACCTGGATACTGTCTTATATCGAAAAAGGCATTGACCGAATTACGCCGGCGGTGACCAAGAATTTCCTCAAACCGATGCTGATTGTGCTGGTGGCCACCCCCATCGCCATTGTCATCATCGGACCGCTGGGTATCTGGATCGGCAGCGGTATCTCCGCGGTGGTGTATACCGTCCACAGCTATCTGGGCTGGCTGTCGGTGGCCATTATGGGGGGGCTGTGGCCGCTGCTGGTGATGACCGGCATGCACCGCGTTTTTACCCCGACCATCATCCAGACTATCGCGGAAACCGGCCGGGAAGGGATGGTGATGCCGTCGGAGATCGGCTCCAACCTCTCCTTGGGCGGTTCTTCCCTGGCGGTGGCCTTTCGCACCAAAAACCGGGAGCTGCGCCAGACCGCGCTGGCGGCGGCCGCGTCGGCGATTATCGCCGGCATTTCCGAACCGGCGCTGTACGGGGTGGCGGTGCGTCTGAAGCGGCCGCTGATCGCCTGTCTCATCAGCGGATTTATCTGCGGCGCGGTGGCCGGCATCGGCGGGCTGGCAAGCCATTCCATGGCGGCGCCGGGCCTGTTCACCAGCGTACAGTTTTTTGATCCGGCCCACCCCATGAGCATGGTCTGGGTGGTGGGTGTGATGATTCTGGCGGTGGTTGTCTCGTTTATCACCACGCTGATTCTGGGCTTTGACGATCTTCCGCAGAGCGAGCCGCCGGCGGTTTCCGGCAATGCGCCACGGGCGGAGCCCGAAGTGAGCGCGCTGAAAGGCCAGACCTCCTGA
- a CDS encoding LacI family DNA-binding transcriptional regulator — MTTMLEVAHKAGVSKATVSRVLSGNGYVSPATKERVFKAIKESGYRPNLLARNLATSKSQSIGLVVTNTLYHGTYFSELLFQVARMTEDHGRQLILADGKHSAEEERAAIQFLLDLRCDAIIIYPRFISIDALDEIIHQHKQPIMVINRKLLKNDSYCIYTDHRESSFRAVNYLFELGHREIAFITGSLDSPTGLQRLAGYKAALEGRRIPLNNDRIYQGKWTPASGAAAVHSLLDKRVSFSAMVASNDDMAIGALKALSDAGIDVPHQVSLLGFDDIPMAPYCRPSLSSVRIPVSEMIAAIVDKLVDILDGGEINKRQTFIAELMIRDSVAKGPWADR, encoded by the coding sequence ATGACGACAATGCTCGAAGTGGCGCACAAGGCGGGCGTCTCCAAAGCGACGGTTTCGCGGGTATTGTCAGGCAACGGTTATGTCAGCCCTGCCACCAAGGAGCGCGTCTTCAAGGCCATCAAAGAGAGCGGTTATCGCCCCAACCTGCTGGCGCGCAACCTTGCCACCAGCAAATCGCAAAGCATCGGCCTGGTGGTGACCAACACGCTTTACCATGGCACCTATTTCAGCGAACTGCTGTTCCAGGTGGCGCGAATGACGGAAGATCACGGCCGCCAGCTTATTCTGGCGGACGGCAAGCACAGCGCCGAAGAGGAGCGGGCGGCGATCCAGTTCTTATTGGATCTGCGCTGTGATGCCATTATTATCTATCCGCGGTTTATCAGTATTGATGCCCTTGATGAAATCATTCATCAGCACAAACAGCCCATTATGGTTATCAACCGCAAGCTGCTCAAAAATGACAGCTACTGCATATATACCGATCACCGGGAATCCAGCTTCCGCGCGGTGAATTATCTGTTTGAGCTGGGCCATCGGGAGATCGCGTTTATTACCGGCTCGCTGGATTCCCCCACCGGCCTGCAGCGCCTGGCCGGTTATAAAGCGGCCCTCGAGGGGCGCCGGATCCCGTTAAACAACGATCGCATCTACCAGGGCAAATGGACTCCCGCCAGCGGCGCCGCGGCGGTGCACAGCCTGCTCGACAAACGGGTGTCCTTCAGCGCAATGGTGGCCAGCAACGATGATATGGCCATCGGTGCGCTAAAAGCGCTGAGCGATGCCGGTATCGACGTACCCCACCAGGTCTCCTTGCTGGGCTTTGACGATATCCCTATGGCGCCCTACTGCCGGCCGTCGCTTTCAAGCGTACGGATTCCGGTATCCGAAATGATCGCGGCCATCGTTGATAAACTTGTCGACATACTGGATGGCGGGGAGATCAACAAACGCCAAACCTTCATCGCGGAGTTGATGATTCGTGATTCCGTGGCGAAAGGGCCCTGGGCGGACAGATAG
- a CDS encoding methyl-accepting chemotaxis protein, translating to MINLKSKINSFKVSHKLYLGFGIILLLVVISSGLSVQRFKSIRDIYEKTNLIYNINIDVFQVKVNRVKYLYSLDDGVRKVMAGFIDHATLLTQEAQALPWDKTSRDNLDGIALYLGDFNKSLENMSAYAKKMVEIKSQLHDLYSENAIDAFKTALLTQTLGADLENKLNGFALSFSEIKENAYNLQLKGNDDALALLQKNYADDEKKYQDLAASLTPEQKLQFDTLWGYFGRYKNLSETYYTNYKNLNAAENNVKAAGDKSSAAVKVIINAVQKKNDALAYGSASITIIIGFIAVIFGVLVSWYITRQITRPVLNNLAVAERIADGDLSGSITSDRNDELGQLTASMARMNAKLRTIISDVRDCVGTVASSAAKIAMGNTDLSSRTEQQTTAVVETAASMEQLTSTVKNNAENAKHASLIAGEATQNAHQGGEVMKNVVTTMDAISSSSKKISDITAVINSIAFQTNILALNAAVEAARAGEQGRGFAVVASEVRSLSQRSSQAAKEIAMLIGESVSRIDAGSALVAQAGDTMKQIVASVMRVNDIMGEISSASEEQSQGIEQIARAIGELDTTTQQNAALVTESSIAAGTLEDQSAVLEKLVASFIL from the coding sequence ATGATTAATTTAAAAAGTAAAATAAACAGCTTTAAAGTATCCCATAAGCTCTACTTGGGATTTGGCATTATTTTATTATTGGTGGTTATTTCCTCAGGATTAAGCGTACAACGGTTTAAGTCCATACGCGATATTTATGAAAAAACCAATTTAATCTATAATATCAATATCGATGTCTTCCAGGTTAAAGTCAATCGCGTTAAATATCTGTATTCACTTGATGACGGCGTACGTAAGGTGATGGCCGGGTTTATCGATCACGCCACCTTGCTGACGCAAGAAGCACAGGCGTTGCCCTGGGATAAAACCTCCCGCGATAATCTTGATGGTATTGCCCTGTATCTCGGCGATTTTAATAAATCATTAGAGAATATGAGCGCTTACGCCAAGAAAATGGTTGAGATTAAATCGCAATTGCATGACCTGTATAGTGAGAATGCCATCGACGCCTTCAAAACCGCCTTGCTTACCCAGACACTGGGTGCGGATTTGGAGAATAAACTCAATGGATTTGCCTTATCTTTTAGTGAAATCAAAGAAAACGCCTACAATCTGCAGCTGAAAGGCAACGATGATGCCCTGGCCCTGCTGCAAAAAAATTATGCGGATGATGAGAAAAAATACCAGGACTTGGCCGCCAGCCTGACTCCGGAACAAAAATTGCAGTTCGATACTTTGTGGGGTTATTTTGGCCGATATAAGAATCTCAGCGAGACCTATTATACAAACTACAAGAATTTAAACGCGGCCGAAAACAACGTCAAGGCCGCCGGGGATAAGAGCAGTGCCGCGGTTAAAGTCATTATCAATGCCGTGCAGAAAAAAAATGATGCATTGGCCTATGGGTCGGCAAGCATTACCATTATTATAGGCTTTATCGCAGTGATTTTCGGCGTTTTGGTTTCCTGGTATATCACCCGGCAAATTACCCGGCCGGTGCTGAACAACCTGGCGGTTGCCGAGCGTATCGCGGATGGCGATCTCAGCGGGTCGATAACCTCCGATCGTAATGATGAACTGGGGCAGCTTACCGCGTCCATGGCGCGCATGAATGCCAAGCTGCGTACGATTATTTCCGATGTGCGCGACTGCGTCGGCACCGTGGCGTCGTCGGCGGCTAAAATCGCCATGGGCAACACAGATCTTTCCTCACGCACCGAGCAGCAAACCACCGCCGTGGTGGAAACCGCCGCCAGCATGGAGCAGCTCACCTCGACGGTGAAAAACAATGCGGAAAACGCCAAACATGCCAGCCTGATCGCCGGCGAAGCCACTCAAAATGCCCATCAGGGCGGTGAAGTGATGAAAAATGTCGTCACGACCATGGACGCCATTTCATCCAGTTCAAAGAAAATCTCCGATATTACCGCCGTCATCAACAGCATTGCTTTCCAGACCAATATTCTGGCGCTTAACGCGGCGGTGGAAGCGGCGCGCGCCGGTGAACAGGGCCGCGGATTCGCGGTGGTGGCCAGCGAAGTGCGCAGTTTGTCGCAGCGCAGCTCACAGGCGGCGAAAGAAATCGCCATGCTTATCGGCGAGTCCGTTTCGCGCATTGACGCGGGTTCCGCACTGGTGGCGCAGGCCGGCGATACCATGAAACAAATAGTCGCCTCGGTCATGCGGGTGAATGATATTATGGGGGAAATTTCTTCCGCCTCGGAAGAGCAGAGCCAGGGAATAGAACAAATCGCCCGCGCCATCGGTGAACTGGACACCACAACCCAGCAGAATGCCGCCCTGGTGACCGAATCCTCAATTGCCGCCGGCACGCTCGAGGATCAATCGGCGGTACTGGAAAAACTGGTGGCCAGCTTTATTTTATAG
- a CDS encoding filamentous haemagglutinin family protein, whose product MTSEVNPTEGGDIRIQAGGNIIGIEGVTDTLALGGADSAGLPSGVSNSPGSFLGQFWGPWLLSDPKNPGVAWYVNFGSFDQGVMSIGGNVSISAGGDIHDLAVSTPTTGYIDSANALHVTGGGDLSVTAEGSIYSGDFYVGRGAGSIRAGGAIAPDFSFTDSTGSYPVPTLLALQYGAIDVEARQSADIGGVFDPTYIGSSPVSSYQSFYDTAPVRYGPYFTTMGPDSGVSIQSTAGELTFNSLLAEQGIFNLGRPSGSGAATVISLLLPASLNLAALDGGIDIQHGGGLYPSASGSLTIVADQSVDLAIPMLSEQGPYGGTTYQLPAFTGDISGTSLGKLDETVGDGILPTATDPEQGDISQLAPAQVRDPALAQDDATASVLIYSLTGSVADGEVSGYPAGGGAGATTGQISLIPNAPAQIYAAQDILDLPFYGENFNANDISSIIAGRDIRYNILGNGQPAAIELAGPGTLQVEAGRDFDLQTQRIAGSPQSGIRTLGNAVDANADPLGLPLGLSVQKANPAAYDYGNPNLPDGGASVSVLFGVGPGIDQGAFIHDYIDPAGAQATPSGQEALLAFMAQYDAAAGEPQNAPQTAGQAWAAFQTLPANRQQQLVEQVFIDILNQTGIDYNDPDSPAYHSYAAGYQAINTLFPAASGYTANNLTGGSNGANQLVSTGDFDMRGSTLQTQQGGNIDVFGPGGRILVGSSVASPATNPSSEGILTLESGNIATFTDTDVLVAQSRVMTEQGGGILMWSSNGNLDAGKGAKTSVSAPPPLYACDITFYCTVDIKGVVSGAGIATLQSLPGVPAGDANLIAPRGTGDAGAAGIRVSGNLNITALQVLNAANVDVAGKAVGLPAPATVNIGALTAASQAASGAVQAAEQISRQAQRNQPSIISVEILGYGDEGLATSTAGVSASASPRSSGDRAANAVNYDPASPVQLVGVGQDVVSDPTVQLTDEERHRLQSN is encoded by the coding sequence ATGACCTCGGAGGTGAACCCGACCGAAGGCGGCGATATCCGCATCCAGGCGGGCGGTAATATTATCGGCATCGAGGGCGTCACCGATACCCTGGCCCTCGGCGGCGCGGACAGCGCCGGACTGCCCTCCGGCGTAAGCAACAGTCCGGGCAGCTTCCTCGGCCAGTTCTGGGGCCCCTGGCTGCTGAGCGACCCGAAAAACCCGGGCGTGGCGTGGTACGTGAATTTCGGCAGCTTCGATCAGGGGGTAATGAGCATCGGCGGCAACGTCAGCATCAGCGCCGGCGGCGATATTCACGACCTGGCGGTATCCACCCCCACCACCGGCTATATTGACAGCGCGAACGCCCTGCATGTCACCGGCGGCGGCGACCTGTCCGTCACCGCGGAGGGCAGTATCTACAGCGGCGATTTTTATGTCGGCCGGGGCGCCGGCTCAATCCGGGCCGGCGGGGCCATCGCCCCGGACTTCAGCTTCACCGACAGCACCGGTTCTTACCCGGTGCCGACCCTGCTGGCGCTGCAATACGGCGCTATCGACGTCGAGGCGCGGCAGTCGGCGGATATCGGCGGCGTATTCGACCCCACCTATATCGGCAGTTCGCCCGTCAGTTCGTACCAATCGTTCTATGACACTGCTCCGGTCAGGTACGGCCCTTATTTTACCACGATGGGCCCGGACAGCGGCGTGTCCATTCAGTCCACCGCCGGGGAACTGACGTTCAACTCCCTGCTGGCGGAACAAGGGATTTTCAATCTGGGACGGCCGAGCGGCTCGGGCGCCGCGACCGTCATCAGCCTGCTGCTGCCGGCCTCCCTCAACCTGGCGGCGCTGGACGGCGGCATCGATATCCAGCACGGCGGCGGACTCTACCCTTCAGCCAGCGGCTCGCTGACTATCGTCGCCGACCAGTCCGTCGACCTGGCCATTCCGATGCTTAGCGAACAGGGACCTTACGGCGGAACGACCTATCAATTGCCGGCGTTCACCGGGGATATCTCCGGCACGTCGCTGGGCAAACTGGACGAGACGGTGGGGGACGGCATTCTGCCCACCGCGACCGATCCGGAACAGGGGGATATCTCCCAACTGGCGCCGGCGCAGGTGCGCGACCCGGCCCTGGCGCAGGACGATGCCACCGCCTCGGTGCTTATCTACTCCCTCACCGGCAGCGTGGCGGACGGTGAGGTCTCCGGCTACCCGGCAGGGGGAGGCGCGGGCGCCACGACGGGACAGATTAGCCTTATCCCCAATGCCCCGGCGCAGATCTATGCCGCCCAGGATATCCTGGACCTGCCGTTCTACGGTGAAAACTTTAACGCCAACGACATTAGCAGCATCATCGCCGGCCGGGATATCCGTTATAACATTCTGGGCAACGGCCAGCCGGCTGCCATTGAACTGGCGGGTCCGGGCACGTTGCAGGTGGAGGCCGGCCGCGATTTTGACCTGCAAACCCAGCGGATCGCCGGATCGCCCCAGAGCGGTATCCGCACCCTCGGCAACGCCGTTGACGCCAACGCCGATCCGCTCGGATTGCCGTTAGGCCTGTCGGTCCAGAAGGCCAACCCGGCAGCCTACGACTACGGTAATCCCAATTTGCCCGATGGCGGCGCATCGGTAAGCGTGCTGTTCGGCGTCGGACCGGGTATCGACCAAGGGGCGTTTATCCATGATTATATCGATCCCGCCGGCGCGCAAGCCACGCCCTCCGGCCAGGAGGCGCTGCTCGCCTTCATGGCGCAATATGACGCTGCCGCCGGCGAACCGCAAAACGCCCCGCAAACGGCCGGGCAGGCCTGGGCCGCGTTCCAGACGTTGCCGGCCAACCGGCAACAGCAGCTGGTGGAGCAGGTGTTCATTGATATCCTCAACCAGACCGGCATCGACTACAACGACCCCGACAGCCCGGCCTACCACTCCTATGCCGCCGGCTATCAGGCCATCAATACGCTGTTCCCGGCCGCTTCAGGTTACACCGCCAACAACCTGACCGGGGGCAGCAACGGCGCCAACCAACTGGTCTCCACCGGCGATTTCGATATGCGCGGTTCGACGTTGCAGACGCAGCAGGGCGGTAATATTGATGTGTTCGGGCCGGGCGGACGTATCCTGGTGGGCAGCTCGGTGGCCAGCCCGGCCACCAATCCGTCCAGCGAAGGGATACTGACGCTGGAGAGCGGCAACATCGCCACATTTACCGACACCGACGTGCTGGTGGCGCAAAGCCGCGTGATGACCGAACAGGGAGGCGGTATCCTGATGTGGAGCTCCAACGGCAATCTGGACGCCGGCAAGGGAGCCAAAACCTCGGTATCGGCGCCGCCGCCGCTTTATGCCTGCGATATCACCTTCTATTGTACCGTTGATATCAAGGGCGTGGTCTCCGGCGCCGGCATCGCCACTCTGCAATCGCTGCCGGGGGTGCCGGCGGGCGATGCCAACCTGATAGCGCCGCGCGGTACGGGGGACGCCGGGGCTGCGGGCATCCGGGTGTCCGGCAATCTCAATATTACCGCGCTGCAGGTGCTCAACGCCGCCAACGTGGATGTGGCCGGTAAGGCGGTGGGCCTGCCGGCGCCGGCCACGGTGAATATCGGCGCGCTGACCGCCGCCAGCCAGGCGGCCAGCGGCGCGGTGCAGGCGGCGGAACAGATATCACGGCAAGCACAGCGCAACCAGCCATCGATTATCAGCGTGGAAATTCTCGGTTACGGTGATGAGGGGCTTGCGACAAGCACTGCCGGCGTGAGCGCAAGCGCTTCGCCGCGGTCGTCCGGGGACCGGGCAGCCAATGCGGTCAATTACGATCCGGCGAGTCCGGTGCAATTGGTGGGGGTGGGGCAAGACGTCGTCTCCGACCCCACGGTGCAACTGACTGATGAGGAGCGGCATCGCCTGCAGTCAAATTGA
- the ppk1 gene encoding polyphosphate kinase 1: MDKELSWLAFNERVLQEAEDPHNPLVERIRFLGIYSSNRDEFYKVRFADLRRRRLISEALETDTDIWLLNEVQQRIRQSNDKFDALYNDLLRELARNQIFLLNENQISEAQRQWLKNYFRQSLRTLLFPILIEPDTSLVTFLRDEYTYLVVEMIQGASARYAMLEIPSDKTSRFISLPADAGSRRRRPLILLDNVMRLCLDDIFGVFFDYDTIQAYSMKMTRDAEFDLTMETDTSLPEMMSSGLRQRLKAEPVRLTYQRDMPADMLTMLYDKLGIEDHDSVIAGGRYHNFRDFIRFPDMGKRRLVNEPLPALQHPHFTGYRNMFDAISVRDILLYYPYHTFEHTLEILRHASFDPSVVTIRINIYRVARHSRVMDAMIHAASNGKKVTVVVELQARFDEAANLEWSRRLKSAGVQVVFSVPGLKIHSKLFLISRLEDGKLVRYAHLGTGNFNESTARLYTDYALLTKDERITNEVRQVFSFIENPYRRVKFNWLIVSPLNARIRLYRLIDAEIAAAAAGLPSGIRLKVNNLVDTGLTERLYAASAAGVPVRLLVRGMCTLAPGVPGVSENIQVISILDRFLEHDRVYQFQNKGAPRLFLSSADWMTRNIDNRIEVGVELLSDELRNQVNDILDLLFSDTVKARILDQEMSNHYVQRGRRRKVRGQYAVYHYLQNPEQSDDTQAAVLDKCAVE; encoded by the coding sequence ATGGACAAGGAATTGAGTTGGCTCGCCTTTAACGAACGGGTTCTGCAGGAAGCGGAAGATCCCCACAACCCTCTGGTGGAGCGTATCCGCTTCCTGGGCATCTACTCCAGCAACCGCGATGAGTTTTATAAGGTCCGCTTTGCCGATTTGCGGCGGCGGCGACTCATCAGCGAGGCCCTGGAAACGGATACCGACATATGGCTACTGAACGAGGTACAACAGCGCATCAGGCAAAGCAACGATAAATTCGACGCTTTATATAATGACCTGCTCCGTGAACTGGCGCGCAACCAGATATTTCTGCTGAATGAAAACCAGATTTCCGAAGCGCAGCGTCAATGGCTGAAAAATTATTTTCGCCAGTCGCTGCGAACGCTGCTTTTTCCGATATTGATTGAACCCGATACCAGCCTGGTCACCTTCCTGCGTGATGAATACACCTATCTGGTGGTGGAAATGATCCAGGGCGCGTCGGCGCGCTATGCCATGCTGGAGATTCCTTCCGACAAGACATCGCGTTTTATTTCCCTGCCCGCCGACGCCGGATCGCGGCGCCGCAGGCCGCTGATCCTGCTGGATAACGTGATGCGTCTTTGCCTGGATGACATTTTCGGCGTGTTCTTCGATTACGATACCATCCAGGCCTATTCAATGAAAATGACCCGCGATGCGGAATTCGACCTGACCATGGAGACCGATACCAGCCTGCCCGAAATGATGTCTTCCGGACTCAGACAGCGGCTGAAAGCGGAGCCGGTGCGCCTGACGTATCAGCGCGATATGCCGGCGGATATGCTGACCATGCTGTATGACAAACTGGGCATTGAAGATCACGACTCGGTGATCGCCGGGGGACGCTATCATAATTTCCGCGACTTCATCCGCTTTCCCGATATGGGCAAGCGACGGCTGGTGAACGAGCCCCTACCCGCGCTGCAACACCCGCATTTCACCGGTTACCGCAATATGTTCGACGCCATCAGCGTACGGGATATCCTGCTCTATTACCCATACCATACCTTTGAACATACGCTTGAAATCCTGCGTCATGCCTCCTTCGATCCCAGCGTGGTCACCATCAGGATCAATATTTATCGGGTCGCGCGGCATTCCCGGGTAATGGACGCCATGATTCATGCCGCCAGCAACGGTAAAAAGGTGACGGTAGTGGTGGAGCTCCAGGCCCGCTTTGATGAAGCAGCCAATCTGGAATGGTCGCGCCGGCTGAAAAGCGCCGGCGTGCAGGTCGTTTTTTCGGTGCCGGGGCTGAAAATACATTCCAAGCTGTTTCTCATCAGCCGCCTCGAAGACGGTAAGCTGGTGCGCTATGCCCATCTGGGCACCGGCAATTTCAACGAAAGCACCGCCCGGCTGTACACGGATTACGCTCTGTTGACCAAAGATGAACGCATCACCAACGAAGTGCGGCAGGTGTTCAGTTTTATCGAGAATCCCTACCGGCGGGTAAAATTCAACTGGCTTATTGTGTCCCCGCTGAATGCCCGCATCCGGCTGTACCGGTTAATCGATGCCGAAATAGCCGCCGCCGCCGCCGGTCTGCCGTCGGGGATCAGGCTCAAGGTCAATAACCTGGTGGATACGGGATTGACAGAGCGGCTGTATGCCGCCTCCGCCGCCGGCGTGCCCGTTCGCCTGCTGGTACGCGGCATGTGCACGCTAGCCCCGGGTGTGCCGGGCGTCAGCGAGAATATCCAGGTTATCAGCATCCTCGATCGGTTCCTTGAACACGACCGGGTCTATCAGTTCCAAAATAAAGGTGCCCCCCGGCTGTTTCTTTCTTCCGCCGACTGGATGACCCGCAATATTGATAACCGTATCGAAGTGGGCGTGGAACTGCTCAGCGACGAATTGCGCAATCAGGTAAACGATATTCTTGACCTGCTGTTCAGCGACACGGTAAAAGCGCGCATCCTCGATCAGGAGATGAGTAACCACTATGTCCAGCGCGGACGGCGGCGCAAAGTGCGCGGGCAGTATGCGGTCTATCATTACCTGCAAAACCCCGAGCAGTCTGATGACACACAGGCCGCTGTCCTCGATAAATGCGCTGTTGAATGA
- a CDS encoding 6-phospho-beta-glucosidase has translation MSDSRFPAGFLWGGALAANQCEGAYREGGKGLATVDMLPHGPHRMPVKLGLEKRYTLRGDEFYPSHDAIDFYHCYREDIALMAEMGFTVFRTSIAWSRIYPKGDETAPNQAGIDFYRDLFLECRKYGIEPLVTLSHFDVPMHLVIEYGSWRDRRMVTFFTRYARTCFEAFNGLVKYWLTFNEINILLHSPFSGAGLVFEAGENPEQIKYQAAHHELVASALATKIAHEVNPGNQVGCMLAGGNFYPYTCKPEDVWAALEKDRENLFFIDVQARGAYPAYAARVFREKGVSIVMEEGDAAILRRHSVDFVSFSYYASRCAAADMDEHNTSAANVVKSLKNPHIAASEWGWGIDPLGLRITMNMMYDRYQKPLFLVENGLGARDEINENGEIIDDYRIGYLREHISALADAIEDGVPVMGYIMWGCIDLVSASTGEMSKRYGLVYVDRDDNGKGTLARSRKKSFYWYKKVIASNGGDLA, from the coding sequence ATGTCCGACAGCAGGTTTCCGGCGGGTTTTTTATGGGGTGGCGCGCTTGCGGCGAACCAGTGCGAAGGCGCGTATCGCGAAGGAGGAAAAGGCCTGGCGACGGTGGATATGCTTCCCCACGGCCCCCACCGCATGCCGGTGAAGCTGGGTCTGGAAAAGCGTTATACATTGCGCGGGGATGAGTTTTACCCAAGCCACGACGCCATCGATTTTTATCATTGTTACCGGGAAGACATTGCCCTGATGGCGGAGATGGGGTTCACCGTCTTTCGCACTTCTATCGCCTGGAGCCGCATTTACCCTAAAGGGGACGAGACGGCCCCAAATCAGGCGGGCATCGACTTCTATCGCGATTTGTTCCTGGAGTGCCGCAAATACGGCATCGAGCCGCTGGTGACCTTGAGTCACTTTGATGTGCCGATGCATCTGGTCATTGAATATGGATCCTGGCGCGACCGGCGCATGGTGACGTTTTTTACCCGTTATGCCCGCACCTGTTTTGAGGCGTTCAACGGGCTGGTGAAGTATTGGCTGACCTTTAATGAAATCAATATTCTGCTGCACAGTCCTTTCTCCGGGGCCGGGTTGGTGTTTGAAGCGGGTGAGAACCCCGAGCAGATAAAATACCAGGCGGCCCATCATGAGCTGGTGGCCAGCGCCCTGGCGACCAAAATCGCCCACGAAGTCAATCCTGGAAATCAGGTGGGGTGCATGCTGGCGGGGGGCAATTTCTATCCCTATACCTGTAAACCGGAAGACGTCTGGGCAGCGCTGGAAAAAGATCGTGAAAACCTGTTCTTTATTGACGTGCAGGCGCGGGGCGCCTATCCGGCTTATGCTGCGCGCGTGTTCCGGGAAAAAGGCGTCAGCATCGTTATGGAGGAAGGGGATGCGGCGATTTTACGCCGGCACAGCGTGGATTTTGTCTCTTTCAGCTATTACGCGTCCCGCTGCGCCGCCGCGGACATGGATGAACACAACACCAGCGCCGCCAACGTTGTAAAATCATTGAAAAATCCGCATATTGCCGCCAGCGAATGGGGGTGGGGAATTGATCCCCTGGGACTGCGTATCACCATGAACATGATGTACGACCGTTATCAGAAGCCGCTGTTCCTGGTTGAAAACGGCCTGGGCGCGCGGGATGAAATCAATGAAAACGGGGAAATCATCGACGACTACCGTATCGGCTATCTGCGTGAGCATATCAGCGCCCTGGCCGATGCCATCGAAGACGGCGTCCCGGTGATGGGTTATATCATGTGGGGATGCATTGACCTGGTATCCGCGTCTACCGGCGAGATGAGCAAGCGCTATGGATTGGTGTATGTGGACCGGGACGATAACGGCAAAGGCACCCTGGCCCGCAGCCGGAAAAAATCCTTTTACTGGTATAAAAAAGTCATCGCGTCCAACGGCGGCGACCTGGCCTAA